In the Phaeobacter gallaeciensis genome, one interval contains:
- a CDS encoding PQQ-like beta-propeller repeat protein, translated as MALVLAACAEPEVILQGQREDIRPDANIQVVNQSRPISLPSQTVNASWAQTHGLPAQRTAHPALSTAPQLQWAVSIGEGDSRRQRITARPVVADGRIYTLDSAARVSAVSPSGQLLWQSDLIPARESEGQATGGGMAYDKGVLYISSGYGVLTALEASTGKQIWRQKLEATGSGEPMVRDGLVYLVAGDDTGWAVNTSDGRIAWQVEGVPSPSNVLGAPSPVIAGDYVIFAFGSGDLVASFRRGGVRRWNASVAGQRVGTTLARISDVTGAPVVVGNRAFVGNHSGRTVAIDTNNGDRIWTAQEGAIGPVWPAGGSLFQISDRNQLLRLDASSGEVIWAVDLPGYLKDKPSKRGAVVAHYGPVLAGGQVIITSNDGQIRMFDPRDGNLTRSIEAPGGATTAPVVAGKTLYVVSSKGELLAFR; from the coding sequence ATGGCTCTGGTTCTGGCCGCCTGCGCCGAACCCGAGGTGATCCTGCAAGGGCAGCGCGAAGACATCCGTCCCGATGCCAATATCCAGGTGGTCAACCAGTCGCGGCCAATTTCCCTGCCCAGCCAGACCGTCAACGCTTCCTGGGCGCAGACGCACGGGCTTCCGGCGCAGCGCACCGCGCATCCGGCGCTGTCGACGGCGCCGCAATTGCAGTGGGCCGTTTCCATCGGCGAGGGCGACAGCCGCCGCCAGCGTATCACGGCCCGCCCCGTTGTGGCTGATGGGCGTATTTACACGCTGGACAGCGCGGCCCGCGTCAGTGCGGTGTCTCCCTCTGGTCAGCTTCTGTGGCAAAGCGATCTGATTCCCGCCCGCGAAAGCGAAGGTCAGGCAACCGGCGGCGGCATGGCCTATGACAAGGGTGTTCTTTACATCTCCTCTGGCTATGGCGTTCTGACCGCGCTGGAGGCCAGCACCGGCAAACAGATCTGGCGTCAAAAACTGGAAGCCACCGGTTCGGGCGAGCCGATGGTGCGTGACGGGCTGGTTTATCTGGTGGCCGGGGATGATACCGGTTGGGCCGTCAACACCTCTGATGGCCGCATCGCATGGCAGGTCGAAGGCGTTCCGAGCCCCTCGAACGTGCTGGGCGCACCGTCGCCAGTGATTGCCGGGGATTACGTCATCTTTGCCTTTGGTTCCGGCGATCTGGTCGCCAGCTTCCGCCGTGGCGGTGTGCGCCGCTGGAACGCCTCAGTGGCGGGGCAGCGCGTCGGCACCACGCTGGCGCGGATCAGCGATGTCACCGGTGCGCCAGTGGTGGTCGGAAACCGTGCCTTCGTGGGGAACCATTCGGGCCGCACCGTGGCGATCGATACCAACAATGGCGATCGCATCTGGACAGCACAGGAAGGGGCCATCGGGCCGGTTTGGCCTGCCGGAGGCAGCCTGTTCCAGATCAGCGACCGCAACCAGCTCCTGCGTCTGGATGCCTCCAGCGGAGAGGTGATCTGGGCTGTGGACCTGCCGGGCTATCTGAAGGACAAGCCTTCTAAACGCGGCGCTGTGGTGGCCCACTATGGTCCGGTGCTGGCAGGTGGTCAGGTGATCATCACCTCCAACGATGGTCAGATTCGCATGTTCGATCCCCGTGACGGCAACCTGACGCGCAGCATCGAGGCCCCCGGCGGCGCGACGACCGCGCCGGTTGTTGCGGGCAAGACCCTTTATGTGGTTTCCTCGAAAGGGGAGCTTCTCGCCTTCCGTTAA
- a CDS encoding efflux RND transporter periplasmic adaptor subunit — translation MRLIPLLTAIAVTAGLYFLVLQREDLFAFARGETAAEATETVESEPSAEGAASVTVTAEKRVGVVVKRSEARPLDSAVILRGQTQAARQVEVKAETTSTVLSEPLRKGTQVKAGDLLCELDPGTRLAAHQEAQARLLEARARTPEAEAKLEEANARLKEATINLTAAEKLSQEGYASETRLAAARAAERTAVAGIAAAQGGLETSRAGIESALALVASTSKEIDRLRITAPFDGLLESDTAEIGSLMQPGSLCATVIQLDTIKVVGFVPETEVNRVHLGALAGAELANGARVQGEVTFVSRSADPTTRTFEVEITVDNPDLKIRDGQTADIVISAEGTKAHLLPQSALTLNNDGRLGVRIVREDQTAGFVLVSLLRDTAEGVWVSGLPEKADVIVVGQDFVTEGVPVAPTYQEAMQ, via the coding sequence ATGCGTTTGATACCCCTTCTGACCGCGATTGCCGTCACCGCCGGACTGTATTTCCTGGTCCTGCAGCGGGAGGATCTGTTTGCCTTCGCCCGTGGCGAGACTGCAGCCGAAGCAACAGAGACCGTTGAAAGCGAACCCTCTGCCGAAGGCGCGGCGAGTGTCACGGTCACTGCAGAAAAACGCGTCGGCGTCGTCGTCAAACGCAGCGAAGCGCGGCCGCTCGACAGCGCTGTGATCCTGCGCGGCCAGACACAGGCCGCACGTCAGGTCGAGGTCAAGGCCGAAACAACATCCACCGTGCTGTCAGAGCCGCTGCGCAAGGGCACGCAGGTCAAGGCGGGCGATCTGTTGTGCGAGCTGGATCCGGGCACCCGGCTGGCCGCGCACCAGGAAGCGCAGGCCCGTCTGCTCGAAGCGCGAGCCCGTACCCCCGAAGCCGAAGCCAAGCTGGAAGAAGCCAACGCCCGGCTCAAGGAAGCGACCATCAACCTGACGGCTGCGGAAAAACTGTCGCAGGAAGGCTATGCCTCGGAAACACGGCTGGCGGCGGCGCGGGCGGCCGAACGCACGGCCGTTGCCGGGATCGCTGCGGCGCAGGGTGGTCTGGAAACCTCGCGTGCGGGCATCGAATCCGCGCTGGCGCTGGTCGCCTCCACCAGCAAGGAAATCGACCGGCTGCGTATTACCGCGCCTTTTGATGGCCTCCTGGAAAGCGACACCGCAGAAATCGGCAGCCTGATGCAGCCGGGCAGCCTTTGTGCGACCGTCATCCAGCTGGACACCATCAAGGTGGTGGGCTTTGTGCCGGAAACCGAAGTCAACCGGGTGCATCTTGGCGCGCTGGCCGGGGCCGAACTGGCCAATGGCGCGCGGGTTCAGGGCGAGGTTACATTCGTCAGCCGCTCGGCTGATCCGACCACACGCACCTTTGAGGTCGAAATCACCGTCGACAACCCCGACCTGAAGATCCGCGACGGGCAGACCGCCGATATCGTGATCTCCGCAGAGGGCACCAAGGCGCATCTGCTGCCGCAATCGGCGCTGACTCTCAACAACGATGGGCGGCTCGGCGTGCGGATCGTGCGCGAGGATCAGACCGCCGGTTTCGTTCTGGTATCCCTTCTGCGCGACACGGCCGAGGGCGTCTGGGTCAGCGGCCTGCCGGAAAAGGCTGACGTGATCGTCGTCGGTCAGGACTTCGTCACCGAAGGGGTGCCCGTTGCGCCCACCTATCAGGAGGCGATGCAATGA
- a CDS encoding efflux RND transporter permease subunit — protein sequence MTGIVSWAADRARMVLAFIVISLLVGGFAYVSLPKEGEPDIDIPMLHVSVQFPGISAEDSESLLVKPMESELVDLDGLKEMTSTAAENYAGVLLEFDFGWDKSATIADVRDAMNTAQADFPSAAEQYVIKEINFSEFPIVIVNLTGDVPERTMARIAKDLQDDLESLDAVLEAPIAGNRDEMVEVVIDPLRLESYNVTALELINVVQNNNQLIAAGEVETAQGTFSIKIPSSFDDVRDIYALPIKTNGDRVVKLGELAQINYTFEDREGTARFDGEDTVALQVVKRKGFNLIDTVDLVKEAIAKSEEKWPAELRAAISLGTSNDQSRVVGSMVSQLEGSVLTAIALVMIVVLSSLGSRAALLVGFAIPTSFLLCFALLAVMGISVSNIVMFGLILAVGMLVDGAIVVVEYADKRISEGTGPMHAYVEAAQRMFWPVVSSTATTLCAFLPMLFWPGVPGEFMGMLPVTLIFVLSASLVVALVYLPVMGGVSGRISRVFEGTSQGLRVVLPWWARALLVPPPIWGMFAGLMQMLNPGYLLPDAAAAAMPGAIPPLFGALVFVLSAFAASTALGAARIERKPKVVSAGYRHTPFGYFIKFIAGNPIMPLVTIAAVAFSIMTVFQMFSENNYGVEFFVESEPEQATAFVRARGNISLHEKDEMVRQAEEVIKAHPAVINVFSFAGEGGLDTGGPGGGQSPQDTVGQVQFEIIPWEDRPTQTETWFFGLLTREVTASAYDGHTVIDELNAELEKLPGFVAELKALEQGPGSGKPIHLRIKGDGWEDLTSATETARAYFDEMPGLTLVEDTLPLPGIDWQIDVDVEKAGRYGADVATVGAMVQLVTRGILLDTMRVDSSDEEIEIRVRLPDEDRVLSTLDNLKVRTTDGLVPLSNFITRQPVPKLAQISRVQQQRYYDVKADVEPGLSKVVIADPETGEDRVLGLLKAVPDTVTVAEGQITAANGNRYTIFALDQADTAEELGTAVAENARILPVNANERLAAITTWLDTDPFPKSITWEWTGDQEEQEESGAFLSKAFAGALGLMFVILLAQFNSFYNSALVLLAVVLSTTGVLIGMMVMQQPFSIIMTGTGIVALAGIVVNNNIVLIDTYQEFSQHMPRIEAIIRTAEARIRPVLLTTVTTMAGLAPMMFGISLDFIDGGYSINSPTALWWKQLATAVVFGLGIATVLTLVVTPSLLSIRVWLSTYLSWMGRLLARITGGRSSRIAQDMRLAKKARKLPTTELLWEEIDRSPADDSEPDTGPGTGPALRAAE from the coding sequence ATGACCGGCATAGTCTCCTGGGCCGCAGACCGGGCCCGTATGGTTCTGGCCTTCATCGTGATCTCGCTCCTGGTGGGCGGGTTTGCCTATGTCAGCCTTCCAAAAGAAGGCGAGCCGGACATCGACATTCCGATGCTGCACGTCTCGGTGCAGTTTCCCGGCATTTCCGCCGAAGACAGCGAAAGTCTGCTGGTCAAGCCGATGGAATCGGAGCTTGTCGATCTGGACGGGCTGAAGGAAATGACCTCCACCGCGGCGGAGAATTACGCGGGTGTGCTGCTGGAGTTCGACTTTGGCTGGGACAAGAGCGCCACAATCGCCGATGTGCGCGATGCGATGAACACAGCGCAGGCGGATTTCCCGTCGGCGGCTGAGCAATACGTCATCAAGGAAATCAACTTTTCCGAATTCCCCATCGTCATCGTCAACCTGACCGGCGATGTGCCGGAACGGACCATGGCGCGCATCGCCAAGGATCTGCAGGACGATCTGGAATCGCTGGATGCGGTGCTGGAGGCCCCCATCGCGGGCAACCGCGATGAGATGGTCGAGGTGGTGATCGACCCGCTGCGGCTGGAATCCTACAACGTGACTGCGCTTGAACTGATCAACGTGGTGCAGAACAACAACCAGCTGATCGCGGCGGGAGAGGTTGAAACCGCGCAAGGCACCTTCTCGATCAAGATCCCGTCGTCCTTTGACGATGTGCGCGACATCTACGCCCTGCCGATCAAGACCAACGGCGACCGGGTGGTCAAGCTGGGGGAACTGGCGCAGATCAACTATACCTTCGAAGATCGCGAAGGCACCGCACGGTTCGACGGCGAAGACACCGTTGCCCTGCAAGTGGTCAAACGCAAAGGGTTCAACCTGATCGACACAGTGGATCTGGTGAAAGAAGCCATCGCCAAATCCGAGGAGAAATGGCCCGCAGAACTGCGCGCGGCGATCTCGCTTGGTACCTCCAACGATCAGAGCCGCGTGGTCGGCTCCATGGTCAGCCAGCTGGAAGGCTCGGTACTGACCGCGATTGCGCTGGTGATGATCGTGGTGCTGTCCTCGCTTGGCAGCCGGGCGGCGCTGCTGGTGGGCTTTGCCATTCCAACCTCTTTCCTGTTGTGCTTTGCACTGCTGGCAGTGATGGGAATCTCTGTCTCCAACATCGTGATGTTCGGTCTGATCCTTGCCGTGGGCATGCTGGTCGATGGCGCCATCGTGGTGGTGGAATACGCCGACAAACGCATCAGCGAAGGCACCGGCCCGATGCACGCCTATGTGGAGGCTGCGCAGCGCATGTTCTGGCCGGTTGTCTCCTCGACCGCGACGACGCTTTGCGCCTTCTTGCCAATGCTGTTCTGGCCCGGTGTGCCGGGTGAGTTCATGGGCATGCTGCCGGTGACACTGATCTTCGTGCTCTCCGCATCGCTGGTGGTGGCGCTGGTCTACCTGCCGGTCATGGGCGGCGTCTCCGGTCGTATTAGCCGGGTGTTCGAAGGCACCTCGCAAGGCCTGCGCGTTGTGCTGCCATGGTGGGCACGGGCGCTGCTGGTGCCGCCGCCGATCTGGGGCATGTTCGCCGGTCTGATGCAGATGCTGAACCCGGGCTACCTGCTGCCCGACGCCGCTGCTGCCGCCATGCCCGGTGCCATCCCGCCGCTCTTTGGCGCGCTGGTCTTTGTGCTGTCGGCCTTTGCCGCCTCCACCGCGCTGGGTGCAGCCCGGATCGAGCGCAAACCAAAGGTGGTCTCTGCAGGCTACCGCCATACGCCGTTCGGCTATTTCATCAAGTTCATCGCGGGCAATCCCATCATGCCTCTGGTCACGATCGCCGCGGTTGCCTTCAGCATCATGACGGTGTTCCAGATGTTCAGCGAGAACAACTATGGCGTCGAGTTCTTCGTGGAATCCGAACCGGAGCAAGCCACGGCATTTGTGAGGGCACGTGGCAATATCTCGCTGCATGAAAAGGACGAGATGGTGCGCCAGGCCGAAGAGGTCATCAAGGCGCATCCGGCGGTGATCAACGTCTTCTCTTTTGCGGGTGAAGGTGGTCTTGATACCGGTGGCCCCGGCGGCGGGCAATCGCCGCAGGATACCGTTGGTCAGGTCCAGTTCGAAATCATCCCCTGGGAAGATCGCCCGACGCAGACGGAAACCTGGTTCTTTGGTCTGCTGACCCGCGAGGTGACTGCTTCGGCCTATGACGGCCATACGGTAATCGACGAACTGAACGCCGAGCTGGAAAAACTGCCGGGCTTTGTGGCCGAATTAAAGGCGCTGGAGCAAGGCCCCGGGTCGGGCAAACCCATCCATCTGCGGATCAAGGGCGACGGCTGGGAGGACCTGACATCCGCCACCGAAACCGCGCGCGCCTATTTCGACGAAATGCCGGGGCTGACGCTGGTTGAGGACACCCTGCCCCTGCCCGGTATCGACTGGCAGATCGACGTGGATGTGGAAAAGGCGGGCCGCTATGGCGCCGATGTGGCCACCGTGGGCGCCATGGTGCAGCTGGTGACACGTGGTATCCTGCTCGACACCATGCGAGTGGACAGCTCGGATGAGGAAATCGAGATCCGCGTGCGCCTGCCCGATGAAGATCGTGTGCTGTCGACGCTGGACAACCTCAAGGTCCGCACCACCGATGGCCTGGTTCCGCTCAGCAACTTCATCACCCGCCAGCCGGTTCCGAAACTGGCGCAGATCAGCCGCGTGCAGCAGCAGCGGTATTATGATGTGAAGGCGGATGTGGAGCCGGGTCTCAGCAAAGTCGTCATAGCCGATCCCGAGACTGGCGAGGACAGGGTCCTGGGCCTGCTAAAAGCGGTCCCCGACACAGTGACGGTGGCCGAGGGGCAAATCACCGCTGCCAATGGCAACCGCTATACGATCTTCGCTCTGGATCAGGCCGATACGGCTGAAGAGCTCGGCACCGCCGTCGCAGAGAACGCCCGGATCCTGCCGGTTAACGCCAATGAACGGCTGGCTGCCATCACCACCTGGCTCGACACCGATCCCTTCCCCAAATCCATCACATGGGAATGGACCGGCGATCAGGAGGAGCAAGAGGAAAGCGGCGCCTTCCTGTCCAAGGCCTTTGCCGGGGCGCTGGGGTTGATGTTCGTGATCCTTCTGGCGCAGTTCAACAGCTTCTACAATTCGGCGCTGGTGCTGCTGGCGGTGGTGCTCTCCACCACCGGGGTACTGATCGGCATGATGGTGATGCAGCAGCCGTTCTCGATCATCATGACGGGCACGGGTATCGTGGCGCTCGCGGGGATCGTGGTGAACAACAACATTGTTCTGATCGACACCTATCAGGAGTTCAGCCAGCACATGCCTCGGATCGAGGCGATCATCCGCACCGCCGAGGCCCGCATCCGTCCCGTGCTGCTGACCACCGTCACCACCATGGCCGGTCTGGCTCCAATGATGTTCGGCATCAGCCTCGACTTCATCGACGGTGGCTACTCCATCAACAGCCCCACCGCGCTGTGGTGGAAACAGCTGGCGACCGCCGTGGTCTTTGGCCTTGGCATTGCCACCGTGCTGACGCTGGTGGTGACGCCATCGCTGCTGTCGATCCGGGTGTGGCTGTCGACCTACCTGTCGTGGATGGGCCGCCTGCTGGCGCGCATCACCGGTGGCCGGTCCAGCCGGATCGCGCAGGATATGCGTCTGGCCAAGAAAGCGCGCAAACTGCCCACGACCGAGCTGCTCTGGGAAGAGATCGACAGGAGCCCGGCAGACGACAGCGAGCCCGACACAGGACCGGGCACAGGCCCCGCCCTGCGCGCAGCGGAGTAA
- a CDS encoding ABCB family ABC transporter ATP-binding protein/permease codes for MRRSPTTIDSISAEERRSSLRTLRKVVPYLWPADQKSVKYRVVLAMVVLILAKLIAVYTPVLYKGAVDALAGEGVPPLALGAVGLTVAYGVARVLTNGFQQLRDAVFAPVTQRALRGLALETFQHIHRLSMRYHITRKTGGLSRIIERGVKGVEFLLRFLLFSIGPLVLELVLVAIILTVLFDARYLLAVGITIALYVWFTLAVTEWRVKLRREMNKQDTDANQKAIDSLLNFETVKYFGAEEREAARYDGAMRAYAQAALKTAYSLAFLNFGQSVIITGGLITVMVMAAIGVQNGSLSVGDFVMVNAYMVQITVPLNFLGSVYREIRQSLVDMGEMFDLLEQPPDVKDRPNAAELKVSKGHIRLEDLHFGYDPEREILKGITMEAKPGETVAIVGSTGSGKSTIGRLLFRFYDVTGGALTIDGQDVRNVSQKSLHAAIGVVPQDTVLFNDTIRYNIAYGRDGATQQEIEDAARAAQIHDFIAGLPQGYDTQVGERGLKLSGGEKQRVGIARTLLKDPPILLLDEATSALDTDTEREIKEALARAGQGRTVITIAHRLSTVAEADQIVVLEQGEIAEAGSHEDLLARGGRYAHLWQRQQADQDVA; via the coding sequence ATGAGACGATCCCCCACCACCATCGATTCCATCTCGGCCGAGGAACGCCGCTCAAGCCTGCGCACCCTGCGCAAGGTGGTTCCTTACCTGTGGCCCGCAGACCAGAAGAGCGTGAAATACCGGGTCGTGCTGGCCATGGTGGTGTTGATCCTGGCCAAGCTAATCGCCGTTTATACGCCGGTTCTGTACAAGGGCGCGGTGGATGCGTTGGCGGGTGAAGGCGTTCCGCCGCTGGCGCTCGGCGCGGTGGGGCTGACCGTCGCCTATGGTGTGGCGCGGGTGCTGACGAACGGATTCCAACAGCTGCGGGATGCGGTGTTTGCGCCTGTCACCCAGCGGGCGCTACGCGGTCTGGCGCTGGAGACATTTCAGCACATTCACCGACTGTCGATGCGCTATCATATCACCCGCAAGACCGGCGGATTGTCCCGGATCATCGAACGCGGGGTCAAGGGCGTCGAATTCCTGCTGCGGTTCCTCTTGTTCTCCATCGGTCCGCTGGTGCTGGAACTGGTGCTGGTGGCCATCATTCTGACGGTGCTGTTCGACGCGCGCTATCTGCTGGCAGTTGGGATCACCATTGCGCTTTATGTCTGGTTCACGCTGGCGGTCACCGAATGGCGGGTGAAACTGCGCCGCGAGATGAACAAGCAGGACACTGACGCCAACCAAAAGGCGATCGATAGTCTGCTGAATTTCGAAACGGTCAAATATTTTGGGGCTGAAGAGCGCGAGGCGGCCCGCTATGACGGGGCCATGCGTGCCTATGCGCAGGCGGCGCTGAAGACCGCCTATTCGCTGGCCTTCCTGAACTTTGGCCAGAGCGTGATCATCACCGGTGGTTTGATCACGGTAATGGTGATGGCGGCCATCGGCGTGCAGAACGGCAGCCTCAGCGTTGGTGATTTTGTGATGGTCAACGCCTATATGGTCCAGATCACAGTGCCCCTGAACTTCCTCGGCTCGGTCTATCGGGAAATCCGCCAGAGCCTCGTCGATATGGGCGAAATGTTCGACCTGCTGGAACAGCCGCCGGATGTGAAGGACCGTCCGAATGCGGCTGAGCTGAAGGTCAGCAAGGGGCATATCCGGTTGGAGGATCTGCATTTCGGTTATGACCCGGAGCGCGAGATCCTGAAGGGCATCACCATGGAGGCCAAACCAGGTGAGACGGTGGCCATCGTCGGCTCCACCGGGTCCGGCAAATCCACCATCGGGCGGCTGTTGTTCCGGTTTTACGATGTCACCGGCGGCGCCCTAACCATCGACGGGCAGGATGTGCGCAACGTCAGCCAGAAAAGCCTGCATGCCGCAATTGGCGTTGTGCCGCAGGACACGGTGCTGTTCAACGACACCATCCGCTACAACATCGCCTATGGCCGCGATGGCGCCACCCAGCAAGAGATCGAAGACGCCGCTCGGGCGGCGCAGATCCATGATTTCATCGCCGGTCTTCCGCAGGGCTATGACACTCAGGTGGGCGAACGTGGGCTGAAGCTGTCGGGCGGTGAAAAACAGCGCGTCGGCATTGCCCGTACCCTACTGAAGGACCCGCCGATCCTGCTGCTGGACGAGGCAACTTCGGCGCTGGATACCGATACCGAGCGCGAGATCAAGGAAGCGCTGGCGCGGGCCGGGCAGGGGCGCACGGTGATCACTATCGCGCACCGCCTCTCCACCGTCGCCGAGGCGGACCAGATCGTGGTGCTGGAGCAGGGGGAGATCGCGGAAGCAGGCTCTCACGAGGATCTTCTTGCGCGCGGTGGCCGTTATGCCCATCTGTGGCAGCGCCAGCAAGCGGATCAGGATGTCGCCTGA
- a CDS encoding endonuclease/exonuclease/phosphatase family protein, whose translation MNVILDWALFLFICAVPLLTLLPLLRHEGWWVRGFEFPALQITTVTVAALLAYVWVYGWQGQGDKALIVLLLLCSALQCVRIIRYTRLFPYQIQSARQMRPDDQLNLLVANVLMTNRNAQPLLDLIRETQPDLVLTVETDAWWEEQLEQIEAGYPYRVKQPLDNLYGMHLYSRLELIDPQVHFLVEEGVPSMHGSVVLASGQRVALHCLHPAPPSPTENPTSAERDGELLLVAKTIDASAGPVVVMGDLNDVAWSASTRLFQKLSGLLDPRIGRGIFSTFHAGYPLLRWPLDHVFCSGDFTLVSMKRHRNIGSDHFPIQVVLQHTPRARQLHPEPSPGPGDEELAQKKIENVSADETALL comes from the coding sequence ATGAACGTGATACTGGACTGGGCTCTTTTTCTGTTCATCTGCGCAGTGCCGCTTTTGACCCTGCTGCCGCTGCTGCGGCACGAAGGCTGGTGGGTGCGGGGCTTTGAATTCCCGGCCTTGCAGATCACTACGGTCACCGTTGCTGCCTTGCTGGCCTATGTCTGGGTCTACGGCTGGCAGGGGCAGGGCGATAAAGCGCTGATCGTTCTGTTGCTGCTTTGCTCGGCGCTGCAGTGCGTACGGATCATCCGCTATACGCGGCTTTTTCCCTATCAGATCCAATCGGCGCGGCAGATGCGCCCTGACGATCAGTTGAACCTTCTGGTGGCCAACGTCCTGATGACCAACCGCAACGCGCAGCCGCTGCTGGACCTGATCCGCGAGACACAGCCGGATCTGGTCCTGACAGTGGAGACGGACGCGTGGTGGGAAGAACAACTGGAGCAGATCGAGGCGGGGTATCCTTACAGGGTCAAACAGCCGCTTGATAACCTCTACGGCATGCATCTTTATTCCCGGCTCGAGTTGATCGACCCGCAGGTCCACTTTCTGGTGGAGGAGGGCGTGCCCTCGATGCATGGCTCCGTGGTTCTTGCTTCGGGACAGCGTGTTGCCTTGCATTGCCTGCACCCGGCGCCACCCAGCCCGACGGAGAACCCGACCTCTGCCGAACGGGATGGAGAGCTGTTGCTGGTGGCCAAGACCATTGACGCCAGCGCGGGACCGGTGGTGGTCATGGGGGATCTCAACGATGTGGCCTGGTCGGCATCGACCCGGCTGTTCCAAAAGTTGAGCGGTCTTTTGGATCCGCGCATCGGGCGGGGGATCTTCAGCACCTTTCACGCAGGCTACCCGCTGCTGCGCTGGCCGCTGGATCACGTCTTCTGCTCGGGCGATTTCACGCTGGTTTCGATGAAGCGGCACCGCAACATCGGCTCGGATCACTTTCCCATTCAGGTGGTTCTGCAGCACACGCCGCGGGCGCGTCAGCTGCACCCGGAACCTTCGCCCGGCCCAGGCGATGAAGAGCTGGCGCAGAAGAAGATTGAAAACGTATCCGCGGATGAAACCGCCCTGCTGTAA
- the der gene encoding ribosome biogenesis GTPase Der has protein sequence MSFTLAIVGRPNVGKSTLFNRLVGKKLALVDDQPGVTRDLREGEARLGDLRFTVIDTAGLEDATDNSLEGRMRRLTERAVDMADVCLFMIDARTGVTPVDEMFADILRKKSAHVILAANKSEGSAADAGVLEAYGLGLGEPIRLSGEHGEGLNDLYSQLLPISERFEKTAQDNAPLTDVSVDEDLDDEDAEYEVPQPTMDKPLQVAVVGRPNAGKSTLINKILGEDRLLTGPEAGITRDAISLKIDWAGTPMRVFDTAGMRKKAKVQEKLEKLSVSDGLRAVKFAEVVVVLLDADIPFEQQDLRIADLAEREGRAVVVAVNKWDIEDNKQEKLKNLKEAFARLLPQLRGAPLVTVSAKTGKGLDRLHAAIMRAYDVWNRRVPTAALNRWLIGMLEQHPPPAPQGKRIKLRYMTQAKTRPPGFVVMCSHPDKIPASYTRYLVNGLREDFDMPGTPIRLYMRGQADKNPYKGRKKAAPSKLRKHLEGRRD, from the coding sequence ATGTCTTTTACCCTCGCTATCGTGGGCCGTCCGAATGTGGGCAAGTCCACCCTGTTCAACCGCCTTGTCGGCAAGAAACTGGCCTTGGTCGATGACCAGCCGGGGGTCACCCGTGACCTGCGCGAAGGTGAGGCCCGCCTTGGCGATCTGCGGTTTACCGTCATCGACACCGCCGGCCTTGAGGATGCCACCGACAACTCGCTCGAAGGGCGCATGCGCCGCCTGACCGAACGGGCGGTGGATATGGCGGATGTCTGCTTGTTCATGATTGATGCGCGCACGGGGGTGACCCCGGTGGACGAGATGTTTGCCGATATCCTGCGCAAGAAATCCGCGCATGTCATTCTGGCGGCAAACAAATCCGAAGGCTCCGCAGCCGATGCCGGGGTTTTGGAAGCCTATGGCCTAGGCCTCGGTGAGCCGATCCGCCTGTCCGGCGAACATGGCGAGGGTCTGAATGATCTCTATTCCCAGCTGCTGCCGATTTCGGAACGTTTTGAAAAAACCGCGCAGGACAATGCTCCGCTGACGGACGTGTCTGTGGACGAGGATCTGGACGACGAGGATGCCGAGTACGAGGTCCCTCAGCCAACGATGGACAAGCCGCTGCAGGTGGCAGTCGTCGGCCGTCCCAACGCGGGCAAATCGACCCTGATCAACAAGATCCTTGGTGAGGATCGCCTGCTGACCGGCCCCGAGGCGGGGATTACCCGCGATGCGATCTCGCTGAAGATCGACTGGGCAGGCACGCCGATGCGGGTCTTTGACACTGCGGGTATGCGCAAAAAAGCCAAGGTTCAGGAAAAGCTGGAAAAACTGTCCGTATCGGACGGTCTGCGCGCGGTGAAATTCGCCGAGGTCGTGGTGGTGCTTCTCGATGCGGACATTCCCTTTGAACAGCAGGACCTGCGGATCGCCGATCTGGCCGAGCGGGAAGGGCGTGCGGTTGTCGTCGCGGTCAACAAATGGGACATCGAGGACAACAAGCAGGAAAAGCTGAAAAACCTGAAAGAGGCCTTTGCCCGGTTGCTGCCGCAGCTGCGCGGTGCGCCGCTGGTCACGGTGTCGGCCAAGACCGGCAAGGGGCTGGACCGGCTGCACGCTGCCATTATGCGCGCCTATGACGTCTGGAACCGCCGGGTGCCCACCGCAGCGTTGAACCGCTGGCTGATTGGCATGCTGGAGCAGCACCCGCCGCCCGCACCGCAGGGTAAGCGGATCAAGCTGCGCTATATGACCCAAGCCAAGACGCGCCCGCCGGGGTTCGTGGTGATGTGTTCCCATCCGGACAAAATCCCGGCCAGCTATACCCGTTATCTGGTCAATGGCCTGCGCGAGGATTTCGACATGCCCGGCACGCCGATCCGGCTTTATATGCGCGGGCAGGCGGACAAGAACCCCTACAAGGGCCGCAAGAAAGCCGCGCCCTCGAAGCTGCGCAAACACCTGGAAGGGCGCAGGGACTGA